One Melanotaenia boesemani isolate fMelBoe1 chromosome 8, fMelBoe1.pri, whole genome shotgun sequence DNA segment encodes these proteins:
- the LOC121644136 gene encoding uncharacterized protein LOC121644136 — protein MRDSQTALSKLCQNLLLKCPLKYPTVRNMICLDPQKMYTEPDMCLQKMKALIIKFVQDKKLSGGVTAGDKIAEQFQKFLLSEARGEEFMAFSALDGKSRVDSFLHKAMNGYAELWSFVEKLLLLSHGQATVERGFSINKQVEMYNMNEDTVVSQRLICDYVRTCGGVVKVPLTKELLNECSSARNRYRMFLDDERKKREKTKQTNKRKEIEGELEELRKKRRTISTVCETLHNDADSFAEKAENAAGTKMAELITKSNTMRRRCKEKRGELVELDCEIEKRVAELRHMS, from the exons ATGCGAGACAGCCAGACTGCTCTGTCCAAACTTTGTCAGAACCTTCTACTGAAGTGCCCTCTGAAGTACCCCACTGTCCGAAATATGATTTGCCTGGACCCCCAGAAAATGTACACTGAACCAGACATGTGCCTGCAAAAAATGAAGGCCCTTATCATCAAGTTCGTGCAGGATAAGAAGTTGTCTGGAGGAGTGACAGCGG GTGATAAGATTGCCGAACAATTTCAGAAGTTTCTCCTCAGTGAGGCCAGAGGAGAGGAGTTCATGGCTTTCAGTGCATTGGATGGAAAATCCCGAGTTGACAGCTTCCTGCATAAGGCCATGAACGGATATGCAGAACTTTGGAGCTTTGTGGAAAAGCTGCTGCTCTTGTCCCATGGGCAAGCTACTGTGGAGCGTGGGTTCTCCATAAacaagcaggtggagatgtACAATATGAATGAAGACACTGTAGTCTCACAGAGACTTATCTGCGACTATGTGAGAACGTGTGGTGGAGTGGTCAAAGTGCCGTTAACTAAAGAACTGTTGAATGAGTGTTCATCCGCCCGCAACCGATACAGGATGTTCTTGGATgatgagaggaagaaaagggaaaagacaaaacagaccAACAAGAGAAAAGAGATTGAAGGTGAGCTTGAAGAGCTACGCAAGAAAAGAAGAACAATCTCAACCGTGTGTGAAACTCTACACAACGATGCAGATAGCTTTGCAGAGAAGGCTGAGAATGCAGCAGGAACCAAGATGGCGGAACTTATAACTAAATCCAATACCATGAGAAGAAGATGCAAGGAAAAGAGAGGGGAGTTAGTGGAGCTAGACTGTGAAATTGAGAAGAGAGTGGCAGAGCTACGCCACATGTCTTGA